The Deltaproteobacteria bacterium genome has a segment encoding these proteins:
- a CDS encoding copper-translocating P-type ATPase, with protein MHEHVHAGHGKKMMPPERAERESHAGMTADYRRRFIACTILTIPVLILSPMLQEWTGLIFRFPGDTFLLLAFSTAIYVYGGSPFILSSREELRARNPGMMTLIALAITVAFLYSAAVVFGFEGEALFWELATLVDIMLLGHWIQMKSLMGASSALDALARLMPSVAHRIGPDGSTDDSPIEDIRPGDRVLVRPGEKVPVDGTVTGGESSVDESMLTGESMPVGKAPGDNVIGGSINAEGSLTVSVKKSGDESYISNVMELVRSAEESKSRSQDLANRAARWLTFIAIGVGGATFLAWKVVFGQEASFAIERMVTVMVISCPHALGLAVPLVVAVSTALSAGKGLLIRDRISFEEARGIQTIIFDKTGTLTEGRFGVTESMGFGGLDGKEALLLAASVEANSSHPIARAIAESVEDRLPVEGFRSIPGKGAEGKVRGRDVKVVSPGYMRENGLGFDETAYERLTGEGKTVVFVVSEGKAIGAIALADKIRPESMEAVRRLRQMGITPMMVTGDNRKVAGVVAREIGVDEYFAEVLPDKKAEKVREVQARGLKVAVVGDGVNDAPALAEADVGIAIGAGTDVAIEAAGIILVRNNPLDVVSIIGLARATRRKMAENLAWATGYNLFAIPLAAGVLYGYGILLSPAFGAILMSLSTVIVAINARRLKMPEAG; from the coding sequence ATGCACGAACACGTCCATGCCGGGCACGGGAAGAAAATGATGCCGCCGGAGCGGGCAGAGAGGGAGAGCCATGCCGGAATGACCGCCGATTACCGCAGGCGCTTCATAGCCTGCACCATCCTCACCATCCCGGTCCTCATACTCTCCCCCATGCTCCAAGAATGGACAGGGCTTATCTTCAGGTTTCCCGGCGATACATTTCTCCTCCTCGCCTTTTCGACCGCGATTTACGTCTACGGCGGCTCACCTTTCATCCTGTCGAGCAGGGAGGAGCTCCGGGCCCGGAACCCTGGGATGATGACCCTTATAGCGCTCGCGATAACGGTCGCCTTTCTCTACAGCGCCGCCGTGGTATTCGGCTTTGAGGGAGAGGCGCTCTTCTGGGAACTCGCCACCCTTGTGGATATCATGCTCCTAGGCCACTGGATACAGATGAAATCGCTCATGGGGGCCTCAAGCGCACTGGACGCGCTCGCGCGTCTAATGCCCTCGGTTGCGCACAGGATAGGCCCTGACGGGAGTACAGATGACTCTCCGATAGAGGATATCAGGCCCGGCGACCGGGTACTGGTGCGGCCCGGGGAAAAGGTCCCGGTGGACGGGACGGTAACGGGCGGGGAGAGCTCGGTTGACGAATCCATGCTGACAGGCGAATCAATGCCAGTGGGAAAGGCTCCGGGAGACAATGTGATAGGCGGCTCCATAAACGCCGAGGGCTCGCTCACCGTAAGCGTCAAGAAGAGCGGGGACGAGTCGTACATCTCAAATGTAATGGAGCTCGTAAGGAGCGCTGAAGAGAGTAAGTCGAGGAGCCAGGACCTGGCGAACAGGGCCGCAAGATGGCTTACCTTCATAGCAATCGGCGTAGGCGGGGCTACGTTCCTTGCCTGGAAGGTCGTATTCGGCCAGGAGGCCTCGTTCGCCATAGAGCGCATGGTGACGGTCATGGTCATATCCTGCCCTCATGCGCTCGGCCTTGCCGTGCCGCTCGTAGTGGCCGTATCTACCGCGCTCTCAGCCGGAAAGGGGCTCCTCATACGCGACCGCATCTCCTTCGAGGAGGCAAGGGGCATACAGACCATCATATTCGATAAGACAGGCACCCTCACCGAAGGCAGGTTCGGCGTGACCGAATCCATGGGCTTCGGCGGACTCGACGGAAAAGAAGCGCTCCTGCTCGCCGCCTCAGTCGAGGCAAACTCCTCCCATCCCATAGCCAGGGCAATAGCCGAATCGGTTGAGGACCGGCTGCCTGTCGAAGGCTTCAGGTCCATCCCCGGAAAGGGCGCCGAAGGTAAGGTCCGGGGCCGCGACGTCAAGGTCGTAAGCCCGGGCTACATGAGGGAGAACGGCCTAGGCTTCGACGAAACAGCCTATGAGAGGCTTACGGGCGAAGGGAAGACCGTCGTCTTCGTCGTCTCGGAAGGGAAGGCCATCGGGGCCATAGCCCTCGCAGATAAGATAAGACCGGAGTCAATGGAGGCCGTTCGGAGGCTTAGGCAGATGGGGATTACGCCGATGATGGTCACCGGCGATAACAGGAAAGTGGCAGGCGTGGTAGCCCGGGAAATAGGCGTGGACGAATATTTCGCGGAAGTCCTGCCGGATAAAAAAGCCGAAAAAGTCAGGGAAGTCCAGGCAAGGGGCCTGAAGGTGGCGGTGGTCGGAGACGGCGTCAATGACGCGCCCGCCCTCGCAGAGGCAGACGTGGGCATCGCGATAGGCGCCGGGACCGACGTGGCCATAGAGGCGGCCGGGATAATCCTCGTAAGGAACAACCCGCTGGATGTGGTCTCGATAATCGGGCTTGCCAGGGCGACCCGGAGGAAGATGGCTGAAAACCTTGCCTGGGCTACCGGCTATAACCTCTTCGCGATACCGCTCGCCGCCGGGGTGCTCTACGGATACGGGATACTCCTTAGCCCCGCTTTCGGGGCGATACTCATGTCTCTCAGCACTGTCATAGTCGCGATAAACGCCAGGCGCCTCAAGATGCCGGAGGCGGGCTGA
- the nadB gene encoding L-aspartate oxidase, translating to MEFKSDFLVIGTGIAGLTFALKAAEAGSVSLVTKRNISESATYYAQGGIASVLSAEDTFDAHIKDTQDAGAGLCKGEIVEMVVRDGPARIQELIQLGVKFSSRKGNGSELDLGKEGGHSKRRIVHAEDLTGRAVEEALVSAVRSHPRISVHENHIAIDLICHTKFVGPAPEETVWGAYVLNKETGEIATFLAGATILATGGAGKVYLYTSNPDVATGDGIAMGYRAGAEIADMEFVQFHPTCLYHPRAKSFLISEAVRGEGGVLLLKDGTPFMKKHHTMADLAPRDIVARAIDYELKKSGDDCVYLDISSKPQEFVKERFPNIYRKCLEFGFDMTMEPLPVVPAAHYTCGGIRTDSFGRSSIKRLYAIGETACTGLHGANRLASNSLLEALVFAHRAADDAGKLLKAELQSLPSIPQWQTGEAVVSEEAVVITQNWDEIRRFMWNYVGIVRSDRRLERAERRIELLKNEINQYYWDFTITNNLVELRNIATVAELIIKSALMRKESRGLHYNLDHPERDEKFLQDTILII from the coding sequence TTGGAATTCAAATCCGATTTTCTTGTCATAGGGACCGGCATAGCCGGCCTTACCTTCGCGCTTAAGGCGGCCGAGGCCGGGAGCGTTTCCCTCGTAACTAAAAGAAATATCAGCGAGTCGGCCACCTACTATGCCCAGGGCGGGATAGCCTCGGTCCTTAGCGCCGAGGACACCTTTGACGCGCACATAAAGGACACGCAGGACGCCGGGGCCGGACTATGCAAAGGCGAGATCGTCGAGATGGTCGTGAGGGACGGCCCGGCAAGGATACAGGAGCTCATCCAGCTCGGCGTGAAGTTCTCGAGCAGGAAAGGGAACGGGAGCGAGCTGGACCTGGGGAAGGAAGGCGGCCACTCGAAGCGGCGGATAGTCCACGCCGAAGACCTGACGGGCAGGGCAGTCGAGGAGGCCCTTGTCTCGGCCGTAAGGTCCCACCCCCGGATTTCGGTCCACGAGAACCACATAGCGATAGACCTCATCTGCCATACGAAATTCGTCGGCCCTGCCCCCGAGGAGACGGTCTGGGGCGCATACGTCCTCAACAAGGAGACCGGCGAGATAGCGACTTTCCTCGCTGGCGCAACGATACTCGCGACCGGCGGGGCCGGGAAAGTCTATCTCTATACGAGCAACCCTGATGTTGCAACGGGCGACGGTATAGCCATGGGCTACAGGGCCGGGGCCGAGATAGCCGACATGGAGTTCGTCCAGTTCCACCCGACCTGCCTTTACCACCCCAGGGCCAAGAGCTTTCTCATATCCGAGGCGGTCCGCGGTGAAGGAGGGGTGCTTCTTTTGAAGGACGGTACCCCGTTCATGAAGAAGCACCATACGATGGCCGACCTGGCACCCAGGGACATAGTCGCGCGGGCCATAGACTACGAGCTTAAAAAGAGCGGGGACGACTGCGTCTACCTCGACATAAGCTCCAAGCCCCAGGAGTTCGTGAAGGAGCGATTCCCGAACATATACAGAAAGTGCCTCGAATTCGGCTTCGACATGACAATGGAGCCCCTGCCGGTCGTCCCGGCCGCCCACTATACCTGCGGCGGCATAAGGACAGATAGCTTCGGAAGGAGCAGCATAAAGAGGCTCTACGCCATAGGCGAGACCGCCTGCACGGGCCTTCACGGGGCCAACCGCCTTGCCTCTAACTCGCTCCTCGAGGCCCTGGTTTTCGCGCACAGGGCAGCTGATGACGCCGGTAAACTTTTAAAGGCTGAACTGCAAAGCCTCCCATCCATACCGCAATGGCAGACCGGAGAAGCCGTCGTGAGCGAAGAGGCCGTGGTGATAACGCAGAACTGGGACGAGATACGGCGTTTCATGTGGAACTATGTCGGCATAGTCCGCTCTGACCGGCGCCTTGAAAGGGCCGAGAGGAGGATAGAGCTCCTTAAAAACGAAATAAACCAGTATTACTGGGATTTCACCATCACCAACAACCTTGTTGAGCTTAGAAATATCGCAACAGTCGCAGAGCTCATCATAAAATCCGCCCTCATGCGAAAGGAATCCAGGGGGCTCCACTATAACCTCGACCACCCCGAGAGGGATGAAAAGTTCCTTCAAGATACCATCCTAATTATCTGA
- a CDS encoding lytic transglycosylase domain-containing protein, with protein sequence MKLRHLVILSAALAFGSPLMALADFYQYTDENGVVHITNVPTTAEYKWMMKERVPSVLSPSNPAFKNLPEGRFEEMIKSTAEKYGVDPTLVKAIVKAESDFDPAAVSKKGATGLMQLMPATASRMGVRNIHDPVENVEGGIKYLSKLLRMFNWQVPLAVAAYNAGENAVLKYGAIPPYSETQTYVKRVLHYHNLYSSGSR encoded by the coding sequence ATGAAGCTACGACATCTTGTCATCCTGTCGGCCGCCCTGGCCTTCGGCTCGCCGCTTATGGCGCTGGCCGATTTCTACCAGTACACGGACGAGAACGGGGTCGTCCACATCACTAACGTACCGACCACGGCAGAGTATAAATGGATGATGAAGGAGAGGGTCCCGTCAGTCCTCTCTCCCTCCAATCCCGCCTTCAAGAACCTCCCCGAGGGCAGGTTCGAGGAGATGATAAAGAGCACTGCCGAGAAGTACGGAGTTGACCCGACGCTGGTAAAGGCGATAGTGAAGGCCGAGTCCGATTTCGACCCGGCCGCGGTCTCCAAGAAGGGGGCGACCGGCCTCATGCAGCTTATGCCTGCAACTGCGTCGAGGATGGGCGTAAGGAACATACACGACCCGGTCGAGAACGTCGAGGGCGGGATAAAGTACCTTTCCAAGCTCCTTCGGATGTTCAATTGGCAGGTGCCGCTCGCGGTGGCCGCCTACAACGCGGGCGAGAACGCTGTCCTTAAATACGGCGCGATACCGCCTTACTCGGAAACCCAGACCTATGTCAAAAGGGTGCTCCATTACCATAACCTCTACAGTTCCGGGTCGCGGTAG
- the pgsA gene encoding CDP-diacylglycerol--glycerol-3-phosphate 3-phosphatidyltransferase has translation MGAERHEGLNLPNSISLVRIGAAPVLVIMLLSPGRGMSLAAAVFFALVCLTDWLDGYLARKRGIITSLGKFLDPLADKLLITTAFIMLIPLGRVPAWVVALMIGREMAVTGLRAVAADSGVVIAASRLGKWKTMAQIVALVPLIIHYPYFGLDFHLVGSGLLVIAFILTMWSGIDYFMAFFRSGRSAGN, from the coding sequence ATGGGCGCGGAACGGCATGAAGGCTTGAACCTACCGAACAGCATATCTCTCGTGAGGATCGGGGCGGCCCCGGTCCTTGTGATCATGCTTTTATCGCCGGGCAGGGGCATGAGCCTCGCGGCGGCAGTCTTTTTTGCGCTCGTCTGTCTAACCGACTGGCTGGACGGGTATCTTGCCCGGAAACGGGGCATCATAACCTCGCTAGGCAAGTTCCTGGACCCGCTCGCCGATAAGCTCCTCATCACGACCGCGTTCATAATGCTCATACCGCTCGGCAGGGTCCCGGCCTGGGTCGTAGCGCTCATGATCGGGCGTGAGATGGCGGTTACGGGCCTACGGGCGGTTGCCGCCGATTCGGGTGTAGTCATCGCGGCGAGCCGGCTCGGGAAATGGAAGACCATGGCCCAGATAGTCGCCCTTGTCCCGCTCATCATCCATTATCCCTATTTCGGATTGGACTTCCACCTCGTCGGCTCAGGCCTGCTGGTCATAGCCTTCATACTCACGATGTGGTCGGGTATCGATTACTTCATGGCCTTCTTCAGGTCCGGGCGCTCCGCCGGAAATTGA
- a CDS encoding PAS domain S-box protein: protein MRINLSRRFTFYIGGILLAGISAFHHMEKRSHSALIEEMGAGEARKLSAAVFDQLHTSMKLGGGNDENSAVLERFRRIPGIEEIRVIHNQAANSAHAAGGHMEAGFDRTDMGGAPADELEKLALAGTASERTEISGEGHRLARHVLPVLVTGECLACHGGWEAGSVTGAVSVSVSLRDHERVIESHRDVFMIWGGGIFLAATLAVFALVKKRLLMPLTKLREGAEAISNGRLDFRVGLRTGDELEQVAESFDRMAETLIKATADLRDLGEKYSKLVSTAADTIVLRDMESGKYTDANPAASALLGYSKDELLGMAAEDLFPPEDIRPYLSSDYGWADGGGGRLKELLVRRKDGALVPVEVAASILELNGRKYIQEIWRDISERRALEETIKRHVHELEETVRSRTSELDCSLRELRDAYAKLKSSEQKFIQSAKLISLGEMGAGIAHELNSPLAGILSITEVLMRRTGKDDPKYFLLDKIRDAAVRSKYIIMDVLTYSRPSRADYAPMFLNEAIRATLTIFISEIKTRSIEIIEDFDPTLPKVYGNKGQVMEVVLNILKNARDAIGGKGSIFISTRTVEADGKTYSLAEFRDTGPGVPGDMKDKVFDPFFTTKEKGGGNNIGLGLSISQSILKEHGGRIEVDNNPFGGAVFRVYLPVFLEK from the coding sequence ATGCGCATCAATCTTTCAAGGCGGTTCACATTTTACATCGGCGGCATACTTCTCGCCGGCATTTCAGCCTTTCATCACATGGAGAAAAGGTCCCATTCCGCCCTTATCGAGGAGATGGGAGCGGGAGAGGCCAGGAAATTATCCGCAGCCGTTTTCGATCAGCTCCACACATCCATGAAGCTCGGTGGAGGAAATGACGAAAACAGCGCAGTCCTCGAGCGATTCCGCCGCATCCCCGGCATCGAGGAGATACGCGTCATACATAACCAGGCAGCAAATTCAGCCCATGCAGCCGGCGGACATATGGAGGCAGGCTTTGACAGGACGGATATGGGCGGGGCTCCGGCTGACGAGCTCGAAAAGCTGGCCCTTGCCGGTACCGCCTCGGAGAGGACCGAGATTTCCGGGGAGGGGCACAGGCTGGCCCGGCATGTGTTACCTGTTCTGGTAACAGGCGAATGCCTGGCCTGCCATGGCGGCTGGGAGGCCGGGAGCGTCACAGGAGCGGTCTCGGTCTCCGTCTCGCTAAGGGACCATGAAAGGGTGATCGAATCGCATAGGGACGTCTTCATGATATGGGGCGGCGGGATATTCCTGGCCGCAACGCTTGCCGTCTTCGCCCTTGTAAAAAAGCGCCTCCTCATGCCGCTTACGAAGCTCAGGGAAGGGGCTGAGGCCATATCGAACGGCAGGCTGGACTTCAGGGTGGGCTTGAGGACCGGGGACGAGTTGGAGCAGGTCGCCGAGTCCTTCGACCGCATGGCGGAGACGCTCATTAAGGCCACGGCCGATTTGAGGGACCTGGGAGAGAAATACTCGAAGCTCGTGAGCACGGCTGCCGACACCATCGTGCTCCGCGATATGGAGTCAGGGAAGTACACCGACGCTAACCCTGCGGCCTCGGCGCTCCTCGGGTACTCGAAAGATGAGCTGCTGGGTATGGCGGCGGAAGACCTTTTCCCGCCGGAGGACATCAGGCCTTATTTGAGCTCCGATTACGGCTGGGCAGACGGGGGCGGGGGGCGCTTGAAAGAGCTCCTCGTGAGGCGCAAGGACGGCGCCCTGGTCCCGGTCGAGGTCGCAGCCTCTATTCTCGAACTGAACGGCAGAAAGTACATACAGGAGATATGGAGGGACATATCCGAGAGAAGGGCCCTGGAAGAGACGATAAAGAGGCACGTCCATGAGCTTGAGGAGACGGTGCGGAGCCGCACTTCAGAGCTCGACTGCTCGCTCCGTGAGCTCAGGGATGCCTATGCGAAGCTAAAGAGCTCGGAGCAGAAGTTCATCCAATCGGCGAAGCTTATAAGCCTGGGCGAGATGGGCGCAGGCATTGCCCACGAGCTAAACAGCCCCCTTGCCGGGATACTCAGCATAACCGAGGTCCTCATGAGGAGGACCGGGAAGGATGACCCGAAATATTTCCTGCTGGATAAGATAAGGGACGCGGCCGTGCGCTCGAAGTACATCATTATGGACGTCCTCACCTATTCCAGGCCCTCAAGGGCCGATTATGCCCCGATGTTCCTTAACGAGGCCATACGCGCAACCCTCACTATCTTCATATCCGAGATAAAGACGAGGTCCATCGAGATAATCGAGGACTTCGACCCGACGCTCCCGAAGGTGTACGGCAACAAGGGGCAGGTCATGGAGGTTGTGCTCAACATACTCAAGAACGCAAGGGATGCGATAGGCGGCAAGGGCAGCATATTCATATCCACCAGGACAGTGGAGGCCGACGGGAAGACGTACTCGCTCGCCGAGTTCAGGGATACCGGTCCGGGAGTGCCCGGGGATATGAAGGATAAGGTCTTCGACCCTTTTTTCACCACCAAGGAGAAGGGCGGGGGAAATAACATCGGCCTGGGCCTTTCCATCTCCCAGAGCATATTAAAGGAGCATGGCGGGAGGATAGAGGTGGACAATAACCCATTCGGAGGCGCCGTTTTCAGGGTCTATCTCCCTGTTTTCCTAGAAAAATAA
- a CDS encoding response regulator, whose translation MGKSKRVLVVDDEETVGIGMSEMLKDAGFEANYVTSAPQALDEIKKFEYSLVFLDMVMPGMNGLDAFREIKKLRPGTNVVLFTGYFKDADMAIFEGVKEGMIDVYIRKPFFSEEIVSTAMKYA comes from the coding sequence ATGGGCAAATCGAAACGGGTCCTTGTGGTAGACGACGAGGAGACCGTCGGCATTGGGATGTCCGAGATGCTAAAGGACGCGGGGTTTGAGGCCAATTATGTGACCAGCGCCCCACAAGCCCTGGACGAGATTAAAAAATTTGAATATTCGCTGGTTTTCCTCGATATGGTAATGCCCGGCATGAACGGCCTCGATGCCTTCAGGGAAATTAAAAAGCTCCGGCCGGGGACCAATGTGGTGCTCTTTACAGGGTATTTCAAGGACGCGGACATGGCTATTTTCGAAGGAGTGAAGGAAGGCATGATAGACGTTTACATAAGAAAGCCCTTTTTTTCCGAGGAGATAGTGAGTACCGCCATGAAATACGCCTGA
- the pilB gene encoding type IV-A pilus assembly ATPase PilB, which yields MTDRIGELLLRERLITPDQLNKAIDEQKKGGGRLGYNLSKLGFISEKDLTSFLSRQYGIPTIDLSTQEVDHEVIKLIPEDVARKYQVIPISRTGSTLVVAMADPSNIFAIDDIKFLTGYNVEPLLASDAAIKNAIEKYYETPEMGLDGVLTEFDENEMEVVKEEEEVDLSDLKKAVEDAPVVKLVNLILTDAIKRGASDIHIEPYEKHFRVRYRVDGVLQEMMKPPMKLKNAIVSRLKIISNLDIAERRLPQDGRIKLKLSKNKEMDYRVSVLPTLFGEKVCLRLLDKSNLQLDMTKLGFEEKALKDFMGAIHKPWGIVLVTGPTGSGKTTTLYSALSELNKVSENISTAEDPVEFNLMGINQVQMHEDIGLNFAAALRSFLRQDPDIIMVGEIRDYETAEIAVKAALTGHLVLSTLHTNDAPSTVNRLLNMGIEPFLVSSACNLILAQRLARKICKDCKAKVQITEKVLLDLGATPEEAKRMEASKGNGCATCGGTGYKGRIALYEVMPFTEGIKDMVLNGASSAEIKRAAIKEGMKSLRMSGITKVAEGVTTVEEVLRVTMAD from the coding sequence ATGACAGACAGAATAGGCGAGCTCTTATTACGAGAAAGGCTCATAACGCCGGACCAGCTCAATAAGGCGATAGATGAGCAGAAAAAAGGAGGCGGGAGGCTCGGCTATAACCTCTCGAAGCTCGGTTTCATATCCGAGAAGGACCTGACCTCGTTTCTGAGCAGGCAATACGGCATACCCACCATAGACCTTTCCACGCAGGAAGTCGACCACGAGGTAATAAAGCTCATCCCCGAGGACGTGGCCAGGAAGTACCAGGTCATACCGATCAGCAGGACGGGTTCTACCCTGGTGGTCGCGATGGCCGACCCTTCGAACATCTTCGCCATTGACGATATAAAATTCCTGACCGGCTATAACGTGGAGCCGCTCCTTGCCTCCGACGCCGCGATAAAGAACGCGATAGAGAAGTATTACGAGACCCCGGAGATGGGGCTCGACGGCGTCCTCACCGAGTTCGACGAGAACGAGATGGAGGTCGTGAAGGAAGAGGAGGAGGTCGACCTCTCGGACTTGAAGAAGGCCGTCGAGGACGCCCCTGTCGTCAAGCTCGTGAACCTCATCCTGACCGACGCCATAAAGCGTGGCGCGAGCGACATCCATATCGAGCCCTATGAGAAGCATTTCCGCGTAAGGTACAGGGTCGACGGGGTCCTCCAGGAGATGATGAAGCCCCCGATGAAGCTCAAGAACGCCATCGTCTCGAGGCTCAAGATAATAAGCAACCTGGACATAGCCGAGAGGAGGCTTCCCCAGGACGGCAGGATAAAGCTCAAGCTCTCCAAGAACAAGGAGATGGACTACAGGGTCTCGGTGCTGCCGACCCTCTTCGGCGAGAAGGTCTGCTTAAGGCTCCTCGACAAAAGTAACCTCCAGCTCGACATGACCAAGCTGGGCTTCGAGGAGAAGGCCTTGAAGGACTTCATGGGTGCCATCCATAAGCCCTGGGGCATAGTGCTCGTCACCGGCCCGACCGGCAGCGGAAAGACGACCACCCTTTACTCGGCTCTATCAGAGCTCAACAAGGTGAGCGAGAACATCTCGACCGCAGAGGACCCGGTTGAATTCAACCTCATGGGCATAAACCAGGTGCAGATGCACGAGGACATAGGCCTGAATTTCGCCGCCGCCCTCAGGAGCTTTTTGAGGCAGGACCCCGACATCATAATGGTCGGTGAGATACGGGACTACGAGACCGCCGAGATAGCGGTGAAGGCGGCCCTGACGGGCCACCTGGTCCTCTCGACGCTTCACACGAACGACGCGCCCTCGACGGTCAACAGGCTCCTAAACATGGGCATAGAGCCGTTCCTGGTCTCGTCCGCGTGCAACCTGATACTCGCCCAGAGGCTAGCGAGGAAGATTTGCAAGGACTGCAAGGCAAAGGTGCAGATAACGGAGAAGGTGCTATTGGACCTCGGCGCAACGCCGGAGGAGGCGAAGCGGATGGAGGCCTCCAAGGGGAACGGCTGCGCCACGTGCGGCGGGACGGGCTATAAGGGCCGGATCGCCCTTTACGAGGTCATGCCCTTCACCGAGGGCATCAAGGACATGGTCCTTAACGGCGCGTCCTCGGCTGAGATAAAAAGGGCTGCCATCAAAGAGGGGATGAAATCGCTCCGTATGAGCGGCATAACCAAGGTCGCCGAGGGCGTAACGACGGTTGAAGAGGTCCTCAGGGTGACGATGGCGGACTGA
- a CDS encoding type IV pilus twitching motility protein PilT: MAVEGNKYNMQELLRVMLEQGGSDLHITAGSPPRVRVHGKLAPLNMPVLSGIDSKQLCYSILTDVQKHKFEEENELDFSFGLKGLSRFRGNLFVQRGSVAGVFRTIPFKIKSFQELGLPPIMEELSKKPRGLVLVTGPTGSGKSTTLASIIDKINSERAEHIITIEDPIEYLHGSKMALVNQREVGYDTFAFKKALKYVLRQDPDVVLLGELRDMDTIETALTIAETGHLCFATLHTNSCVQTINRIVDVFPSNQQPQIRAQLSFVLEGVLSQLLIPSADGKGRVIAIEVMVPNAAIRNLIREDKLHQIYSQMQVGQTKFGMQTMNQSLINLYSRRLITLEEALGRSSEPDELRQMLANAGVLRPGAPAGRTM, encoded by the coding sequence ATGGCGGTAGAAGGCAACAAATACAACATGCAGGAGCTCCTCCGCGTGATGCTAGAGCAGGGCGGGAGCGACCTGCACATAACCGCCGGGTCGCCGCCGAGGGTGAGGGTCCACGGCAAGCTCGCCCCCTTGAACATGCCCGTCCTTTCCGGGATAGACTCGAAGCAGCTCTGCTATTCCATACTGACGGACGTGCAGAAGCACAAGTTCGAGGAGGAGAACGAGCTCGATTTCTCCTTCGGCCTGAAGGGCTTGAGCCGCTTCAGGGGCAACCTCTTCGTCCAGAGGGGTAGCGTCGCCGGGGTCTTCAGGACCATCCCCTTCAAGATAAAATCTTTCCAGGAACTGGGGCTTCCGCCCATAATGGAAGAGCTTTCAAAGAAGCCGCGCGGCCTCGTTCTCGTCACGGGGCCGACCGGGAGCGGTAAATCCACTACCCTGGCCTCGATAATAGACAAGATAAACTCCGAGAGGGCGGAGCACATAATCACCATAGAGGACCCCATAGAGTACCTCCACGGCTCCAAGATGGCCCTCGTGAACCAGAGGGAGGTCGGGTACGACACCTTCGCCTTCAAGAAGGCCCTCAAGTACGTGCTCAGGCAGGACCCGGACGTGGTGCTCCTCGGAGAGCTACGCGACATGGACACGATAGAGACGGCCCTTACCATAGCGGAGACGGGCCACCTCTGCTTCGCGACTCTCCACACGAACTCCTGCGTCCAGACCATAAACAGGATAGTGGACGTCTTCCCCTCGAACCAGCAGCCGCAGATAAGGGCGCAGCTCTCGTTCGTCCTCGAGGGCGTGCTCTCGCAGCTCCTTATCCCGAGCGCGGACGGCAAGGGCAGGGTCATCGCGATAGAGGTGATGGTCCCCAACGCCGCCATAAGGAACCTCATAAGGGAGGACAAGCTCCACCAGATATACTCGCAGATGCAGGTCGGCCAGACCAAGTTCGGCATGCAGACCATGAACCAGAGCCTCATAAACCTGTATTCGAGGAGGCTTATAACCCTCGAGGAGGCCCTCGGAAGGAGCTCCGAGCCGGACGAGCTCCGCCAGATGCTCGCCAATGCGGGCGTGCTGAGGCCAGGCGCGCCGGCAGGGAGGACAATGTAA